In Stigmatella aurantiaca, one DNA window encodes the following:
- a CDS encoding sigma-70 family RNA polymerase sigma factor, translating to MPPEVAVSGSPTVLSDSPATQASELTADQALLQQVALGNAETMRTLYARCSGRAWSVVLRILGSRADAEEVLQETFLEVWRRARQFDARRGGLETWVVTIARTRAIDRRRSLSTVARVIADVASHPPLINPVAPPPSELTEQWQDRKRVAAALRELPREQRLMVELAYFEGLSQREISERTGEPLGTVKTRVRLALEKLSGLLAEPLGRG from the coding sequence TTGCCACCCGAGGTTGCGGTATCCGGGAGTCCGACGGTGCTTTCCGATTCCCCTGCTACACAGGCGAGCGAGCTGACGGCGGACCAGGCCCTCCTCCAGCAGGTTGCCCTGGGCAATGCCGAGACGATGCGGACGCTCTATGCCCGGTGCTCTGGACGTGCCTGGTCCGTGGTGCTGCGCATCCTGGGCTCACGGGCCGACGCGGAGGAGGTGCTCCAGGAGACCTTCCTGGAGGTCTGGCGCCGGGCGCGCCAGTTCGACGCGAGGCGCGGCGGGCTGGAGACGTGGGTGGTGACGATCGCGCGCACGCGCGCCATCGACCGGCGGCGCTCCCTGAGCACCGTGGCCCGCGTCATCGCGGACGTGGCCTCGCACCCCCCGCTCATCAACCCGGTGGCGCCGCCGCCCTCGGAGCTGACCGAGCAGTGGCAGGACCGCAAGCGCGTGGCTGCGGCCCTGCGGGAGCTGCCCCGCGAGCAGCGGCTGATGGTGGAGCTGGCCTACTTCGAGGGGCTGTCCCAGCGGGAGATCTCCGAGCGCACCGGAGAGCCCCTGGGGACGGTGAAGACGCGCGTCCGGCTGGCGCTGGAGAAGCTCTCCGGGCTGCTGGCAGAGCCTCTCGGGCGCGGCTAG